Part of the Henckelia pumila isolate YLH828 chromosome 2, ASM3356847v2, whole genome shotgun sequence genome is shown below.
ATTGATCTATTTCTTTCTGCAAATAACAAAtagataatattttttagaaaataacaaATTTAGGTTTTGTATTAGCAAATGACAAAGAATTGATTTCATTACCATTTTATTTGCAACATCGTCACTAATAGGTTGCCCATTTTTTTTCATATGACCTTCCAACCACACCTTTGTTCTTGTAATTGGTGCATCTGTAGGACTTGTTGTTTCCTGGAGTATGAGACacatagaaatatatatatatatatatatatatacatatatatatgtatatatatatatatgtatatatatatatatgcattagaagcataattcataaaatgtatctttatttatataagaaaactttaaaaataactttcataGAGTTTGTCAAGTAATATATTTACCATAATTTGAGTCAAACGAGTGTAACCTCTCCTGCTCATTGTGTGGTTGTAAACTTGTTTCTCCCTCATCGCCATATACTTTGCGCTTTTttcctgaaaataaaaatacatatataattgattgtgtaaataaacaaataataaacCATACACAGTCCACAAATgacttaaatatttttgttaatACTCTGGTGTGCAACTTATTATTTTGTGTAAATTTAATGTATTCCACACTACCCCAATATATATAATCATCAACTACAAACCATAGAAAAATGTAGTGCacgctgaaaaaaaaaatagacatTCTATATTCTAAAATAGATTTGTGGCAATTATACACGTGTATcgaacattaaataaaatcataacttGATACTTACTTGAAATGATGGGGGATAATGTCTTCCTCACAAACAAGTCCCACTCATTTTTATCCATAAATTCAGGCTTCAAAAGATTAAGATCTCGTGCAGCCACTCGACCAGCATCAACTTCTCGAATAAGAATTTGGAGTTTTGACTTTCTATCACGCCACAACTTACCTAACCTTTAATTGAAAGATTAAATCtttttcccactcctcaacttTATAGTTCAGCTACACATTAAAAGACATAAAACATTTTTACAATTTGTTATaaataatgaattaaaaaaacaattataaGAGTTACCTGAAGACAACGCCAAATCTTATTTTTTAGTCCTTCGTCTAGTTCTTTCCATCCATCTAATGTATAAGGCACAAATTCTTTTACCATGCATCCTAGAAAAGTAGCATACGCAACTGAATTATCTCCAATTGGCTGCCCCAGCTCATTGCGTTCCAGCTCTTTGGGCTTTTTTTGGCCACTAACCAAATTAAACTTTGATGGACCACATCCCTTTTTCTTGTTAGTTTTGGCATCATCGATCAGCTCTTTATTACgcaaatattttgatgaattgGGTGGGGTGTTGAAGTCCACTCCCGATAGCTTATTagctatattttcctacaaaataacataaagagATTATTATTGACTGTgactttattaaaaataataaacaaaagtACCAAATGAATAAAATATCACCTGGATTTCATCTACAGAAGCCTTGCTGCGTTTTTGACCCAATCTTCTCATCTTTTTAgcatataaatatacatataatataatgatCTAGTTAAACATGTAATTCAACATGATGAATCACTAAAAATAAACATGAAAACTATGAAAACTGATTATAttaaaatctgaatcacaaatcaactaaaaatctaccattaaaataaacaagcagaAAATAAAGTTTAATGAAACATATTGAACTATATTCTGGATCACAGATCAACTAAAATCTAcactaaaataaacaaaaataaaaataaggaaAAAAATAACGTGTGATGAAACTATTtccatttaaaataaaatctacaacttaaaatttaaatcacagaTCAGTCACATCAATTCTCTCACATTCATTTCTTTCATACGGTTCTTTTTCTGTAATGTTAATATCAAGTGTTGACACATCAAGAGGTGTGGATGATGTATATGCTTCTTCTTCAAGCAAATTGAGGCTCTGAATACCTCGAGGTGGTGTTTTAGCAACACATACCAGTTTGTTTCATCACTGTCTCTAGAATAAAAACCTTGTTTTGCTTGAGATGCTAAAATGAAAGGATCGCCTTCAAAAGTTCTTAGAACTTGGTGTAAGTTAACCAATGTAAAACCATCCTCCATTTTTATGCCACTTTCATGATTTGCCCAATCACACCTAAAAACCGGAACTTTGAAAGAATAGTAGTCTAGTAACACAATATCTCGTATAACCCCATAGTATGATACTCTTCCAACAATATGTGAATCATCATTAGATCTAGATTGACAAACAGTATCTGTTTCAATTGAAGCACCACTATCTTGTGTCGACCTTCCAACATAGATTGTGTGGAATCGATATCCATTTATAATAAAAACCCGTATAATATATAACATGTTTTCTTGGACCATGTGCCAGCCATTGAATCCGGTCTGATGAGTTATCAGGAACATGTTTTGATAACCATTGAGAAAATGTTTCCATATGTCGTTTCTGCAACAAAGTTTCATTACTTAACAAACGGCGATCTGTTTGTTTAAGCTCCTCAATGTGCATCctatttaaaatcattaaagGTGATTGTtagaaaacacacacacacacatacataaatatatatatatatatatatatatatatatatatgaattatgTAATATACAAGGCTAATATCGTATGAAATTAACTATACTCACTGTAAGAAAGGCTCAACTTCTGCAGTGTTGAACAACACATATCAATGTGCAGCTTGCAACACATGGTcttctaaatttttttcaattcCTTGAGAAATTGGGCGACCTTCCACTAATCCATTCTCCAAGTCCTGATTCCTATTAGCACGAACACCAATACTAGCCGCTTTTTTTATATAAGCACTACAAAATCGCATTCGTTCTTCTGCGAGGTAACACTCAGCTATGCAACCCTCTGGTCTTGCTCGGTTCTTCACATACTCTTTAAGAGTTTTCATAAATCTAAATGAAAAACAAATTGtaaataaaaatgtttaaaacaaattttaattaGTCGTATAACATAATATTGGgctaaaatacaaaataatatttattatctttcaAATGGATACATCCAACGGAAGTGGATAGGCCCACAAAAACGAGCTTCTCTTGCTAAATGAATTGTCAAATGAACCGAGATCGTGAATAAAGATGGTGGAAAGTATCTTTCCAACATACATAGAGTTTCAAAAATATTCTCTTCGAGTTGTTATAAACGGTTTCTGTCTAACATTCTTTGACATAATTCATTGTAAAATGCACACAACAGAAATATAGCACTACGTGGACCTTTTGGTAAAAGGTTTCTCAATGCTACTGATAGCAATTGTTGCATTAGAACATGACAATCGTGAGATTTCAGCCCAATAAGCTTACGATCTTCTAAAGAAACACAATTACCAATATTTGAGCTATAGCCATCAGGTAGCTTTATTTTCTTCAACCTAAAGCAAAATACATCCATCTCTTTTTTAGATAAGGTGTAAGGTGCAGCAGGCAAGTGATAcatattttttcctttttcttgaGGATGTAGTTCTTTTCTAATGTTCAAGTGCATCAAATCTTTGCGAGCATTAACACCATCTTTAGTTTTGCTCTTCACGTTTAACAACGTGCCTATGATATTCTCGCAAACATTCTTTACAACATGCATCACATCTAAGTTATGACGTAGCACAAGTCCCTGCAAATAACCATCAAGACATTTCATATATAGCACTAAATAATTTAGGATCCCTAACAACTTATTATAAAAAACCAAATCTGTTAAAACTATTGAATATATGTGCAAAAGTACTTACACTCCAGtatgaaaaattgaaaaatattgactttttctTCCACATTTGAACTGGTTTTTGTACATTTTTTGAACTAACCTGCTTCTTCCTCTTTATCTTCTCACTATTGAGATTCTcgccttttatttttttacccCAATAATTTTCAATGACTTTCACCGCGGCGAGAATTGCCAAGCCACTCAAAGTCCTAGGTTTTCCTTTTCTCTCTTTCTTACCATTAAACCACTTTTTTTTGTCACGATATGCATGATCGGGAGCAAGGAATCTTCTGTGTCCCAAGTATGAAAACTTTCTACTATACTTAAGCCACATAGAACACACATCTTCACCACATATTGGGCAACCAAATCTCCATGTTGTGGCACATCCAGCTAGATTTCCATAAGCTGGAAAATCATGTATTGTCCACATCAAGATAGCCTTCAAATTTAAGGCTGACTTGCTAAATGCATCATACGCCTCTACACCTGTGTGCCACAACTCATTCAAATCCTCCACAAGAGGTTCCAAGTGTACATCTATATAATTTCCTGGCTGCTTTGGGCCTGGTATTAATAATGTCAGcattatattttcatttgacATGCACATCAATGGAGGAAGATTGTAATTGACCAACATAACCGGCCAACAACTATATCTGGAACTAAGGTCACCAAAAGGGTTGAATCCATCTGTCGCAAGACCAAGTCGAATATTTCTAGGATCTGATGTAAAAGCTGGCCACTTGTGATTTATTGTATCCCAAGCTACTGAATCAACTGGATGTCGCATCATATGATCTTGACTTTTGTGATTGGAGCGCCAAATCATGTCTTCAACCATATCTTCTGATTTAAACATCCTTTTTAATCTTGGTATCACGGGAAAATACCTTAGCACCTTTTCAGGAACTCCTTCACGAAATTTGGAGGTAACTTTGTCCACTTTCCATCTTGAGGAACCACATTTTGGACACGAGTCTAAATCTTTGAGCTCCTTTctaaataaacaacaatcattTGGGCAAGCATGAATCTTCTCATATACTAAATCAAATGGTTTCAACAACTTTTTCATTGAGTAAACATTTTCTGGaagtgtgtttttttttctggAAGCATGTCACCTAAGATCTTAAGGAGATCGTTGAAACTACTATCAGTGTGACCATTGGTGGACTTGTAATTATATAATGTGACAGCTGCTAAAAACTTTGTATAAGCTGTACAACCAGGGAAAAGAGGtgtttctgcatcttttaataAATCATCAAACTCATAATCTCTTGCATTAGACATAATGTTTTCAACCTCTTCATCTGGGACGAATACATCTCTATATAAGTGAAATGCCTCCCTACTTTCATCCTCCTCTTCCTGAACTCCTCCTGAACTACCTTCACCTTGAAATTGTTGGACATCAGTTTCACCGTGGAAATACCAAACTAAGTAAGAAGGATCGAACCCTTTAATAATTTAGTGCTCGTACACTTTGTCAAATTTCATGTACTTCTTGTTTTTACAACGTACGCAAGGACACAAAATTACTTCACGTGTTTTGGCATAGTATTTAGCTTGCACAAGAAATTTTTGAACCCCTTCTTCATACTCGGGTAGAAGCCTTGAAGGAAGATGAATCCATTCCTTATCCATTTTGAACTCTAACATACGAATATATGAATTCATATttcccaatatatatatatgataagtgcattttatgcacttaatttgcatatgatttgacttggattttgtgatgtatcgagtagattttatgcgtatttgttgttgtttttgtgagatgcaaggattggaggaAAAGTAACGAGAAGAGACAAAAAGTAATTACAAAGCTGCAAGTTTACAAAATTACTAGAGCTGATAGatacatccaaatccaatctccaccgttcacaaTGAAGGtgggatgttttaaagttgctgtcaaaatttcagctcaatccgaaggctagaactcaagttatgatttttgcaagaatgCTGCGCGAGTTGGATGCGCTGTAGCGCACCCGCGCCCGGAACCGGCGCACCCGCTCCCTGTAGCTCttattttgagaaaattatCGACGATCAGCGGCCCTGCACCCTAggacagcgcgcccgcgccctggAACCCAAAAACGCGGCGCACCTGCGCCCGAGGGTGGCGCTCCCGCGCCTGACGTGTCTTATTTTCGGAAAATTTTAGTCTCGAACTTTAAAAGGACTCTTTGGCATATATCAGGTTAGAATCGAGGGTTTTCATCAGTTTTTTAAGGCTAGAGACGGCTAGAGACCAAGGAAAAGGGAGAAGAAGCATTCTTGGCACGAAGACAGACGAAGCGACTACCGGAGACGGAGAAGCATCATTTATcttcatttttatttcattctttctcctaatttttgaatgatgttCAGAAACAtgctttgttttatttttattttcattatgaactaattcctttgtctagagggatgacgtagcttgacttgaaaccatgcttttgatattttgattgatatattagaattattcattcggtttatttgtgttttcctgaattgattgcgttcaattaactgatcattagttgaattgttatatttatttgaaatctagcactcgagagaggcgattttgaataggaccataggaaaatacatcattggtgtttatagagttcgagaggcatataactccattgaAGCCTTTGTAAGAATTACTGTGCAATTTATCGGATTTAATAGTTTAACTTAGATAGAGATATTaagtttgctattgaatacgaatttctgcttgacactcgagagaggtagtagaaaataataggaattcttggctaataaactagaagaatttatgatatagatTTCTTTATGAATTAACTTGGTGGATGTTTAAGTGATGTCGAACTTCTAGAATTTGTCTCTCATTGAATTTTCGTCTTGAGAActcgttaattaattttatttattgcaatttttagttatttaaacTCAAACCAttctcgtagctctacataggattaaaattttattagttgcaaatatttaatataatatcattttattcattctctgtgggatcgacttggactcattttctatattaaaacttgacaccgtgcactttcgggcacaaaattacgcaacaagtttttggcgccgttgccggggaatgaattttatttgatttatattaaattgtgctaattagtcttaattttgatttagagcattttattttattttgtttcttctaattttaaaatttttcttgtctatgcagtttatgcaaaaaatccaaagttacgactcactgctctttgatccgAAAATCGAGAAAACTACTAAAActttgagaaaagctagaagataagagttgcaacaaatggctgaagaaagaGAAAGAGTTGTCAATAATGCTCCgatgccaatcagagatcactttcgaccggtgatcaataatcattattctgggatagctCGGCAGAATATCAcaacaaataattttgagttgaagccagctttgattaatatggtgcagcagaatcagttcaggggtgcaactactgaagatccaaatttGCACGTGTGTACTTTTCTGGAGATTGCTGACATAGTaaagattcatggtgttactgaaGACACCATCAGACTACAATTGTTCCcgttctctcttagggacaatgctcgtagttggttgcagtcattACCTCTTGGGAGCATCACTACATGGGAAGACATGACATCTAAATTTTTAGCTAAGTACTTTCCACTTGCCAAGTCTGTCCAGCTGAAAATTGAGATCACAACTTTCAAACAGCAAGATTATAAGCTACTGTATGAAGCTTGGGAGCGGTACAAGGAATTGCTTGGGAAGTGCCCGAACCATAATTTTTCGGCCTGGGAACAGATTgagttattctacaatggtttgaatgggccaACTCGTATTTATGtggatgctgcagctggagGTTCGATATTCGCTAAATTTCCTGTGGaggcttatgagatgcttgagcaaatgacGGTTAACAGTTATTagtggccgagtgagagatctgcGATAAGGAAacctgctggaattcatgaggttgatgcattcactgCTTTGATTGCTCAGATGGatactatttctacacagttggctgcactgaccaAAGAGAATCAAAATTCTACTGAGACAGCATCATTGGTGAGTGTCGTAAATTCTGCTAatggatttgagagtgtggagcaagctcaaTATGTGAACAACAGGAATTACAACAACTATCGAGGTAATCATGTACCAAATCaatatcatcctagtttgcgcaatcatgagaatttttcatatgtaaataataataatgaattgAATCCTCCACCGGAGTTCAATAATAAAAAAGATGAGGGTAGGTCATCTTTGGATGATTTGGttggtaattttatttttgagtcAACAAAAAGATTTGAGAGAACTGAGAATAGGCTTGATAATATGAAGATACACTTGACCAATGTGGGTGAttctatgaaaaatcttg
Proteins encoded:
- the LOC140882847 gene encoding uncharacterized protein is translated as MRRLGQKRSKASVDEIQENIANKLSGVDFNTPPNSSKYLRNKELIDDAKTNKKKGCGPSKFNLVSGQKKPKELERNELGQPIGDNSVAYATFLGCMVKEFVPYTLDGWKELDEGLKNKIWRCLQLNYKVEEWEKDLIFQLKVR
- the LOC140877845 gene encoding uncharacterized protein is translated as MDKEWIHLPSRLLPEYEEGVQKFLVQAKYYAKTRFDPSYLVWYFHGETDVQQFQGEGSSGGVQEEEDESREAFHLYRDVFVPDEEVENIMSNARDYEFDDLLKDAETPLFPGCTAYTKFLAAVTLYNYKSTNGHTDSSFNDLLKILVYEKIHACPNDCCLFRKELKDLDSCPKCGSSRWKVDKVTSKFREGVPEKVLRYFPVIPRLKRMFKSEDMVEDMIWRSNHKSQDHMMRHPVDSVAWDTINHKWPAFTSDPRNIRLGLATDGFNPFGDLSSRYSCWPVMLVNYNLPPLMCMSNENIMLTLLIPGPKQPGNYIDVHLEPLVEDLNELWHTGVEAYDAFSKSALNLKAILMWTIHDFPAYGNLAGCATTWRFGCPICGEDVCSMWLKYSRKFSYLGHRRFLAPDHAYRDKKKWFNGKKERKGKPRTLSGLAILAAVKVIENYWGKKIKGENLNSEKIKRKKQVSSKNVQKPVQMWKKKSIFFNFSYWSGLVLRHNLDVMHVVKNVCENIIGTLLNVKSKTKDGVNARKDLMHLNIRKELHPQEKGKNMYHLPAAPYTLSKKEMDVFCFRLKKIKLPDGYSSNIGNCVSLEDRKLIGLKSHDCHVLMQQLLSVALRNLLPKGPRSAIFLLCAFYNELCQRIFMKTLKEYVKNRARPEGCIAECYLAEERMRFCSAYIKKAASIGVRANRNQDLENGLVEGRPISQGIEKNLEDHVLQAAH